One Aquamicrobium sp. genomic region harbors:
- a CDS encoding FAD-dependent oxidoreductase codes for MSNDPLLQPYRLKHLTLRNRIIVTSHEPAYPEDGMPKERYRAYTAERARGGIALTMTAGSAAVSKDSPPVFNNLLAYKDEIVPWVRQMTDAVHEAGAAIMIQLTHLGRRTRWDKGDWLPVVAPSHHREAAHRAFPKKIEDWDIERIVKDFADAAERMKEGGMDGVEVEAYGHLIDQFVSPLTNELDGPYGGSLDNRMRFCLDVFRAMRARVGDDFILGVRYTADECLPGGTGQAEGLEISKRLKDSGLIDYLNVIRGHIDTDAGLTDVIPIQGMASAPHLDFAGEIRAATDFPTFHAAKIQDVATARHAIASGKVDMVGMTRAHMTDPHIVRKIVEKREDDIRPCVGANYCLDRIYQGGLAFCIHNAATGREETMPHVTPKADIRRKVVVVGAGPAGLEAARVSAERGHEVVVFEAADRPGGQIRLTALSERRREMAGIVDWRMDQCGKRGVAFRFNTWAEADTVLAENPEVVIVATGGLPHTEVLSEGNDLVVSSWDIIAGDVKPGADVLVYDDAGDHAALQAAEFIAATGAKVEIMTPDRAFAPEVMAMNLVPYMRSLQKRDVTFTVTWRLERAQRDGNKLVAHLGSDYGGVARRRLVDQIVVNHGTIPLDDLYFALKPHSSNLGEVDYDRMIAGEPQTLVRNPEGSFRLFRIGDAVAARNTHAAIYDGLRIAKDI; via the coding sequence GTGTCCAACGACCCTCTCCTTCAGCCCTATCGGCTCAAGCACCTGACATTGCGCAACCGCATCATCGTCACGTCGCACGAGCCGGCCTATCCCGAAGACGGCATGCCCAAGGAACGCTATCGCGCCTATACGGCGGAGCGGGCGAGGGGCGGGATCGCGCTGACGATGACGGCGGGCTCCGCCGCGGTGTCGAAGGACAGCCCGCCGGTCTTCAACAACCTCCTCGCCTACAAGGACGAGATCGTGCCGTGGGTCCGGCAGATGACCGACGCGGTCCACGAGGCGGGCGCGGCGATCATGATCCAGCTCACCCATCTCGGCCGCCGCACGCGCTGGGACAAGGGCGACTGGCTGCCCGTCGTCGCGCCGTCGCATCACCGCGAGGCCGCGCACCGCGCCTTTCCCAAGAAGATCGAGGATTGGGACATCGAGCGCATCGTCAAGGACTTTGCGGATGCGGCCGAGCGGATGAAGGAAGGCGGCATGGACGGTGTCGAGGTCGAGGCCTACGGCCATTTGATCGACCAGTTCGTCTCGCCGCTGACCAACGAGCTCGACGGCCCCTATGGCGGGTCGCTCGACAACCGCATGCGCTTCTGCCTCGACGTGTTCCGGGCGATGCGCGCGCGCGTCGGCGACGACTTCATCCTCGGCGTGCGCTACACGGCCGACGAATGCCTGCCCGGCGGCACGGGGCAAGCCGAGGGCCTCGAGATATCGAAGCGCCTGAAGGACAGCGGCCTGATCGACTATCTCAACGTCATCCGCGGGCATATCGACACCGACGCCGGGCTGACCGACGTCATCCCGATCCAGGGCATGGCCAGCGCGCCCCATCTCGACTTCGCCGGCGAGATCCGCGCCGCCACCGATTTCCCGACCTTCCACGCCGCCAAGATACAGGACGTCGCCACGGCCCGGCACGCCATCGCCTCGGGCAAGGTCGACATGGTCGGCATGACGCGCGCCCACATGACTGACCCGCACATCGTGCGCAAGATCGTCGAGAAGCGCGAGGACGACATCCGCCCCTGCGTCGGCGCCAATTACTGCCTCGACCGCATCTATCAGGGCGGCCTGGCGTTCTGCATCCACAACGCCGCGACCGGCCGCGAGGAGACGATGCCGCATGTGACGCCGAAGGCTGATATCCGCCGCAAGGTGGTCGTCGTCGGCGCGGGCCCGGCCGGGCTGGAGGCGGCGCGCGTATCGGCCGAGCGCGGGCACGAGGTCGTCGTGTTCGAGGCCGCCGACCGCCCCGGCGGCCAGATCCGCCTCACGGCCCTCAGCGAGCGCCGCCGCGAGATGGCCGGCATCGTCGACTGGCGCATGGACCAGTGCGGCAAGCGCGGCGTCGCCTTCCGTTTCAATACATGGGCAGAAGCCGACACGGTGCTGGCCGAAAACCCGGAAGTCGTCATCGTCGCCACCGGCGGCCTGCCGCATACCGAGGTGCTGAGCGAGGGTAACGACCTCGTCGTCTCCTCATGGGACATCATCGCCGGCGACGTGAAGCCGGGCGCGGACGTGCTGGTCTATGACGACGCCGGCGACCATGCCGCCCTGCAGGCGGCCGAGTTCATCGCCGCGACGGGCGCGAAGGTCGAGATCATGACGCCGGACCGCGCCTTCGCGCCGGAGGTCATGGCCATGAACCTCGTGCCCTACATGCGTTCGCTCCAGAAGCGCGACGTCACCTTCACCGTCACGTGGCGGCTGGAACGGGCGCAGCGCGACGGCAACAAGCTCGTCGCCCATCTCGGCAGCGACTATGGCGGTGTCGCCCGCCGGCGCTTGGTCGACCAGATCGTCGTCAACCACGGGACGATCCCGCTCGACGATCTCTATTTCGCGCTGAAGCCGCATTCGAGCAATCTCGGCGAAGTCGACTACGACCGGATGATCGCTGGCGAGCCGCAAACCCTTGTCCGCAATCCCGAAGGGTCGTTCCGGCTGTTCCGCATCGGCGACGCGGTCGCCGCCCGCAACACCCACGCCGCCATCTATGATGGCTTGCGCATCGCCAAGGACATATGA
- the rirA gene encoding iron-responsive transcriptional regulator RirA, producing the protein MRLTRQTNYAIRILMYCAANDGRLSRIPEIAAAYSVSELFLFKILQPLVEHKLVETVRGRNGGVRLARPAADITLFDVVRVTEENFAMAECFEKDSTDCPLVDSCSLNEALRKALGAFFEVLESYSIHDLVKARPHMRDLLGLTDIPAPQVMAS; encoded by the coding sequence ATGCGGCTTACCCGCCAGACCAATTACGCCATCCGCATCCTGATGTATTGCGCGGCCAATGACGGCCGACTGAGCCGCATCCCCGAGATCGCGGCCGCCTACTCGGTGTCGGAGCTGTTCCTTTTCAAGATCCTCCAGCCGCTGGTCGAGCACAAGCTGGTCGAGACCGTGCGCGGCCGCAACGGCGGCGTCCGCCTCGCCCGCCCCGCCGCCGACATCACCCTTTTCGACGTCGTGCGCGTGACCGAAGAGAATTTCGCCATGGCCGAGTGCTTCGAGAAGGATTCGACCGACTGCCCGCTGGTGGATTCGTGCTCGCTCAACGAGGCGCTGCGCAAGGCGCTCGGCGCGTTCTTCGAGGTGCTGGAAAGCTACTCGATCCACGACCTCGTCAAGGCGCGGCCGCATATGCGCGACCTCCTCGGCCTGACCGACATCCCCGCGCCGCAGGTGATGGCGAGCTGA
- a CDS encoding N-acetyltransferase family protein, producing MQSVTKNAAVPLRGRIRLLRHSELPQFRAHLLRLDADSRRDRFNGPTSDTFVASYAERCFNDGTIVIGYVDDGEVLGAAELHERPEDAEPTGEIAFSVERHLQRQGLGSLLFARLIESARAFGYERLLVTTHPQNEPMKRLARSFKARLRFDQGETVGLIELEPAAPLPARPGAGFLAALAAVAV from the coding sequence ATGCAGAGCGTTACCAAGAATGCGGCCGTGCCCCTGAGGGGGAGGATAAGGCTGCTGAGACATTCGGAACTTCCCCAGTTCAGGGCCCATCTCCTGCGGCTCGACGCCGACAGCCGGCGCGACCGCTTCAACGGCCCGACCAGCGACACCTTCGTCGCTTCCTATGCCGAACGCTGCTTCAACGACGGAACCATCGTCATCGGCTATGTCGATGACGGCGAGGTGCTGGGCGCGGCCGAGCTTCACGAGCGGCCCGAGGATGCCGAGCCGACCGGCGAGATCGCCTTCAGCGTCGAGCGCCACCTGCAGCGGCAGGGGCTGGGCAGCCTGCTGTTCGCCCGCCTGATCGAGAGCGCGCGCGCCTTCGGCTACGAGCGCCTGCTCGTCACCACCCACCCGCAGAACGAGCCGATGAAGCGGCTGGCGCGCAGCTTCAAGGCGCGCCTGCGCTTCGACCAGGGCGAGACGGTGGGCCTGATCGAGCTCGAGCCCGCCGCGCCGCTGCCGGCACGCCCCGGCGCGGGCTTCCTCGCCGCGCTTGCGGCGGTGGCGGTCTAG
- a CDS encoding DUF445 domain-containing protein — MKAAFAGGSTPGTPDDVEREKLAALRRTKAVATAALALCVAVFLTARAFEESWPALAYVAAFAEAAAIGGLADWYAVVALFRRPLGLPIPHTAIIPRNKDRIADNLGRFIEVNFLAPAPVREKLRQVDFALLVADWLADPRRAAGLARFTAKLVPQALAAAQGSGLRDFVGQRLAAQIGRVELAPLAADLLSAVSADRRHQRLFDEILKIFGGLLRDEETLAAIRDRIRQELPSLARMFQADAYLVKRLAAAAGTLLAEAEADPDHALRREFDRFVENFVHELRESPAYATRAEKLKRDLLARPELRGLAENFWAGLRAFADQDIASDDSLIRRHLADMFAEVGRQLRDEPAIRADMNHGFVIALSAFVESQKSGVSAFIADQVRSWDIVQLTRLIELNIGRDLQYIRFNGMLIGGLAGLALHVGQKLVFG; from the coding sequence ATGAAAGCGGCTTTTGCGGGCGGGTCTACACCCGGCACGCCCGACGACGTCGAGCGTGAGAAGCTCGCAGCGCTGCGCCGCACCAAGGCGGTGGCGACTGCTGCGCTGGCGCTGTGCGTCGCGGTCTTCCTGACGGCTCGCGCCTTCGAGGAAAGCTGGCCGGCGCTTGCCTATGTCGCCGCCTTCGCCGAGGCCGCCGCCATCGGCGGGCTGGCCGACTGGTACGCCGTCGTCGCCCTGTTCCGCCGTCCGCTCGGCCTGCCGATCCCGCACACGGCGATCATCCCGCGCAACAAGGATCGCATCGCCGACAATCTCGGCCGCTTCATCGAGGTCAACTTCCTCGCGCCGGCCCCGGTGCGGGAAAAGCTGCGCCAGGTCGATTTCGCCCTGCTCGTCGCCGACTGGCTGGCCGATCCGCGCCGCGCCGCCGGCCTTGCCCGCTTCACTGCCAAGCTCGTGCCGCAGGCGCTCGCCGCCGCGCAAGGCTCGGGCCTGCGCGATTTCGTCGGCCAGCGCCTCGCGGCCCAGATCGGCAGGGTCGAGCTCGCGCCGCTGGCGGCGGACCTCCTCTCCGCCGTCAGCGCGGATCGCCGCCACCAGCGGCTGTTCGACGAGATCCTGAAGATCTTCGGCGGCCTGCTGCGCGACGAGGAGACGCTTGCCGCGATCCGCGACCGCATCCGGCAGGAGCTGCCGTCGCTGGCGCGGATGTTCCAGGCCGACGCCTATCTCGTGAAGCGCCTCGCCGCCGCCGCCGGCACTCTGCTGGCCGAGGCCGAGGCCGATCCCGACCACGCGCTGCGGCGCGAGTTCGATCGCTTCGTCGAGAACTTCGTCCACGAGCTGCGCGAATCGCCGGCCTATGCGACACGGGCCGAGAAGCTGAAGCGCGACCTGCTCGCCCGGCCGGAGCTGCGCGGGCTGGCGGAGAATTTCTGGGCCGGCCTGCGCGCCTTCGCGGATCAGGATATCGCCTCCGACGATTCGCTCATCCGCCGGCACCTGGCCGACATGTTCGCCGAGGTCGGCCGTCAGCTCCGCGACGAGCCGGCGATCCGCGCCGACATGAACCACGGCTTCGTCATCGCGCTCTCGGCCTTCGTCGAGAGCCAGAAGAGCGGCGTTTCCGCCTTCATCGCCGATCAGGTCAGGAGCTGGGACATCGTCCAGCTCACCCGGCTGATCGAGCTGAATATCGGCCGCGACCTGCAATATATCCGCTTCAACGGCATGCTGATCGGCGGCCTCGCCGGCCTCGCCCTGCATGTCGGGCAGAAGCTGGTTTTCGGCTGA
- a CDS encoding helix-turn-helix domain-containing protein, with protein sequence MITSAQLRAARALLGIDQRRLADLSGLSVPTIQRMEASDGTIRGNVDSLVKLIAALDAAGLELIGEGASSQSGGRGVRLRENGAGGSM encoded by the coding sequence GTGATAACATCGGCGCAGTTGCGGGCGGCACGGGCCTTGCTGGGCATCGACCAGCGGCGGCTGGCCGACCTGTCGGGCCTGTCGGTGCCGACCATCCAGCGCATGGAGGCCAGCGACGGCACCATCCGCGGCAATGTCGATTCGCTGGTCAAGCTGATCGCGGCGCTCGACGCCGCCGGGCTTGAGCTGATCGGGGAGGGGGCGTCCAGCCAGTCGGGCGGGCGCGGCGTCAGGCTCAGGGAAAACGGGGCCGGCGGGAGCATGTGA